The following proteins are encoded in a genomic region of Hemibagrus wyckioides isolate EC202008001 linkage group LG29, SWU_Hwy_1.0, whole genome shotgun sequence:
- the LOC131349482 gene encoding uncharacterized protein LOC131349482: protein MMNFGGGAALQQHQDVEPEPEPEPGWSGLDDPWNGTQRETFVFPQDEDDDNWPVLCLSPVWMPTPVGSPSPPMRGLSPLCTPPPVRSPSPPRRGLSPLCTPPPVRSPSPPRRGLSPLCTPPPVRSPSPPRRGLSPLWTPPLVRIPSPPMRGLSPLWTQPLVRIPSPPLRGLSPLLTPPPVRSPSPPMRGLSPVLIPPPVESLSSVWIPPPVWIPPPVGSPSTHIRGLSPVWIRPPVWIPPPVGSPSTHIRGLSPVWTPPPAMSTSAPMRGLSPVCIPPPVGSRSPVWFPAPVWIPPPVESPSPPMRGLPPVWIPPPVPRQGIRRRRDEEDGSQEAPPSRRQHVDQDG, encoded by the coding sequence ggacacagagggagacgtttgtgtttccgcaGGATGAGGACGATGACAACTGGCCTGTGCTATGCCTCTCTCCTGTTTGGATGCCaacacctgtggggagcccatccccacctatgagaggcctctctcctttatgtaccccaccacctgtgaggagcccatccccacctaggagaggcctctctcctttatgtaccccaccacctgtgaggagcccatccccacctaggagaggcctctctcctttatgtaccccaccacctgtgaggagcccatccccacctaggagaggcctctctcctttatgGACCCCACCACtcgtgaggatcccatccccacctatgagaggtctctctcctttaTGGACCCAACCActtgtgaggatcccatccccacctttGAGAGGTCTCTCCCCTTTAttgaccccaccacctgtgaggagcccatccccacctatgagaggcctctctcccgtattgatcccaccacctgtggagAGCCTCTCttctgtatggatcccaccacctgtatggatcccaccacctgtggggagcccatccaCACATAttagaggcctctctcctgtatggatccgaccacctgtatggatcccaccacctgtggggagcccatccaCACATAttagaggcctctctcctgtatggaccccaccacctgcTATGAGCACATCcgcacctatgagaggcctctctcctgtatgtatcccaccacctgtggggagccgcTCTCCTGTATGGTTCCCAgcacctgtatggatcccaccacctgtggagagcccatccccacctatgagaggcctcccGCCAGtttggatcccaccacctgtcccacgccagggcataaggaggaggagggacgaagaggatggcagtCAAGAAGCCCCTCCGAGTAGACGGCAGCATGTGGATCAGGATGGGTAG